A single region of the Yersinia entomophaga genome encodes:
- a CDS encoding RpoE-regulated lipoprotein, producing the protein MNLRPLLLGLPILLTGCSALSNFSWSSLSPTNWFGSSLRVTEEGVGSITAATAMNQDAINEGLNGDYRLRSGMAGNGDRLISFYQAMKDAQVKLIISGQPKGTVERIDVMDKNISSQWGVKLDTPFSDIFEQAYGACQKATGDDAESVECVAPESKHVSYLFTGIWHGPEGLMPSNDALKNWKVSKIIWRAQAH; encoded by the coding sequence AATTTACGCCCGTTATTGCTTGGGTTGCCAATATTGCTGACGGGGTGTTCTGCGCTCTCAAATTTTTCTTGGTCGAGCCTGTCTCCCACGAATTGGTTTGGTAGTAGCCTGCGGGTGACCGAGGAAGGCGTAGGGAGTATTACTGCCGCCACGGCGATGAATCAGGATGCGATTAACGAAGGTCTGAACGGCGATTACCGCTTACGCAGCGGCATGGCTGGCAATGGCGATAGATTAATTTCTTTTTATCAGGCGATGAAGGACGCTCAGGTTAAACTGATTATTTCAGGCCAGCCTAAAGGCACTGTCGAACGCATTGACGTTATGGACAAAAATATTTCCAGCCAGTGGGGCGTAAAACTGGATACACCATTTAGCGATATCTTTGAGCAGGCTTATGGTGCCTGCCAGAAAGCTACCGGTGATGATGCCGAAAGCGTAGAGTGCGTGGCTCCAGAAAGTAAACATGTTAGTTACCTGTTTACCGGCATTTGGCATGGTCCGGAAGGATTAATGCCATCAAACGACGCACTGAAAAACTGGAAAGTGAGTAAAATAATCTGGCGTGCTCAGGCTCATTAA